The genomic DNA CACGGCGGCGCGGCACGCCCCGGCCACCTCGGCGTCGATGCCCTCGCCCCAGTATTCGCGCGGCAGGCCGATGGTCACGCCCGCAAGGGAGTCGCGGCCCAGCCCGGCCAGATAATCGGGCACGGGGGTATCCACCGAGGTGGAATCCCTGGGATCGTGTCCGGCGATAACCTGAAGGACGCGGGCCGCATCCTCCACAGAGCGGGTCATGGGGCCGATCTGGTCCAGGGACGAGCCATAGGCGATCAGCCCGTAGCGCGAAACGCGGCCATAGGTAGGCTTGACCCCCACGATGCCGCAGAACGAGGCGGGCAGCCGGATGGAGCCGCCCGTGTCTGTGCCCAGCGCGGCAAAGCACTGGCCCGCGGCCACCGACGCGCCCGAGCCGCCGGACGAGCCGCCCGGCACGCGCGCCGTGTCCCACGGGTTGGCGGTCTGGAAATAGGCGGAATTCTCGGTGGACGAGCCCATGGCGAACTCGTCCATGTTGGCCTTGCCGATGATCACGGCCCCGGCCTCGCGCAGCCGGGTGACGGTCGTGGCGTCGTAAAAGGGGACGAAATCTTCAAGAATCTTCGAGCCGCAGGTGGTCCTGACGCCCCGCGTGGTCAGCAGGTCCTTGAGGACCACGGGCACGCCCCACAGGGGCTTGGACGGGTCCGGCCCCAGGGCGTCCATGGCCTCGGCCTCGCTCCTGGCCTCGTCGACCATGACCGTGATCAGCGCGCGGACAGACGGCTCCGTGGCCTCGATGCGGTCCAGGCAGGCGGTCACGGCCTGGGCCACGGTGATCTCGCCGCCTTGCAGCAGCCCGGCCAGCCGGGACAGTGTCTCGGTATGCAGTTCAGACATGATTCAATCCTGGGTGTGCGATGATTAGACGATCCTGGGGACGATGAAGAACTGGCCGTCGTGCCCGGGCGCATTGGCCAGCACCTCGTCCCGGCCATGCTCCTTGCGCGCCTCGTCGGCCCGCAGCACCGTGGTGTGCTCCACCGGGCTGTACATGGGCTCGACGCTGGCTGTGTCCAGCTCTCCGAGCTTGTCCATGTGGCCCAGGATGTCGCCCAGCTGTCCGGCAAACAGCTCCAGCTTGTCCTGCGGCAGGTCAAGGCGTGCCAGACGCGCGACCTTGGCCACCTGTTCCGGGCTGATCTTCATTGATGATGCTCCTTGTCTTGCTCAGGGTCGTGAGGATGCGGCCTGGGGCGCGACTGCGCCGAGTTGGCCGGGCACGGCCCAAAACCCGGCTATTCTAGCGGGTTTTGCCCTCTTCCTGTCGCTTTTCGTACGCACCCAGACGCTTGTCGCGCCGGGCCTTGGCCTTGGCGATGCTGTCGGCCAGCGAGGCCGCATTGATCAGCCGCTTGCCGTTGCGGACAGGGCTGAAAAGATACTGTTCCTGGGAGGCCACGCCTTGAGAATCCCAGCTGATGGGGGCCATGCTGAAATCGATGCGGCTGGCCGAGGCGATGCGGGCGTTGACATCGTCCGCGTCCCACCCGGCGGGCAGGGCTCCCAACCGACCGGCGAAGCGCAGGAAATCGTAGCCCAGGGCCACCCAGAAGTCGGCATTTCCGAGTCCCTCCTCGGTCAATGCGCCCTGCAGGGCGCGCCCGCCCTCGCTCCCCTCCCACCACGGGCCGGGGCACACGGCCAGCCGGTAATAGTGCTCGTCCGCTATCTGGGCGTTGTCCAGAGCGCGGCTCCACAGGCTCGGCCCCAGGAACAGGAGCTGGTCGCCTTCGTAGAAGAAGAAGTTGGGCAGCAGGGTCTGGGCCTGGTTCCACCCGTCGGGCAGAAAGACCGCGCCAAAATCGGGCATGGGCAGCGGCACGTCCTTGTTCTCGCTGAAATTGGCGGGCACCTTGAGCAGCGCGCCCACCCGCTTGCTCCACTGCTTGAGGTCTCTGGGCGGGTAGGACTGCATGCCGCGAATGCGCCCGCCAAGGGGCGCGGCCTCGCGGTAGAAGGTCTCGGCCATGGACCGGCCAAACCCCTCCTCGGGATAGAACACGGCCAGATCCCTGATGCCTAGGTCGTTGACCGCGAGACTGGTCAGGCTGCGCACCTCGTCGTTGTGGCTGGAGAAGAACCGCCACGCTTCCCGTCCCTCCTCCATGTCTCCCAGGGAGGAGAGGAAGGTGAAGACCGCCCGGTTGTCGAGCACCCGCTGGCCCGGCGCGATCCCTTCGTAAAGCTGTTTGAACGCCTGGACACGCAGCGGCCCGCCGACCACGGAATACTGGGCCGGCAGCTCGGCCAGCCGCTTTTCCCAGCCCGGCACCTCGGTGTTGATGACGCGCAGGTCCACATCCACCGCCTCCTGGGCCAGACGCCACTGGGCCAGCCCGGCACCACGCAGGATCTTGACGCCCACCTTGCCGTAGGGGCCGGTCAGCGGCAGGGCCAGGGCCAGCCCCACGCGCGGCAGGCCGTAGCGGGCCTCAAGGGTGGCCAGGACGCGGTCCATGGGCGCGCGGTCAACGATCTGCCCGCGCGCGGCCAGATTGCGCATGGCCCGCCAGACAGTGGACCACGACTCCTTGTCGGTCGCCTTGCGCACGCCCTGCTCGAACCCGACGAGCACGTAGGGGAAGAGCCACTGGTTCTCGGCGGGAATGGCCTGCGACAACTCCATGACCCGCTTGTCGTCCAGGGCCTTTAGGGTCGCGCGGTAGGCCGTTTCCATGACGACCCGGTCGGCGTTGGTCGGCGCCTGGGC from Pseudodesulfovibrio aespoeensis Aspo-2 includes the following:
- the gatC gene encoding Asp-tRNA(Asn)/Glu-tRNA(Gln) amidotransferase subunit GatC, with the translated sequence MKISPEQVAKVARLARLDLPQDKLELFAGQLGDILGHMDKLGELDTASVEPMYSPVEHTTVLRADEARKEHGRDEVLANAPGHDGQFFIVPRIV
- the gatA gene encoding Asp-tRNA(Asn)/Glu-tRNA(Gln) amidotransferase subunit GatA: MSELHTETLSRLAGLLQGGEITVAQAVTACLDRIEATEPSVRALITVMVDEARSEAEAMDALGPDPSKPLWGVPVVLKDLLTTRGVRTTCGSKILEDFVPFYDATTVTRLREAGAVIIGKANMDEFAMGSSTENSAYFQTANPWDTARVPGGSSGGSGASVAAGQCFAALGTDTGGSIRLPASFCGIVGVKPTYGRVSRYGLIAYGSSLDQIGPMTRSVEDAARVLQVIAGHDPRDSTSVDTPVPDYLAGLGRDSLAGVTIGLPREYWGEGIDAEVAGACRAAVARAEALGAKTVPLSLSLTDYAIATYYIIAMAEASSNLSRFDGVRFGHRSQKAEELIDMYTASRTEGFGDEVQRRIIMGTYVLSSGYYDAYYNKAAKVRRLLRQDFDAALSQCDLIAGPVCPTTAFKAGAKADPLQMYLMDIFTISLNLAGLPGMSLPVGLGADSGMPVGLQLMGRPFEEAAMLSVADCLERHLDPMPLPTL